Proteins found in one Panicum hallii strain FIL2 chromosome 4, PHallii_v3.1, whole genome shotgun sequence genomic segment:
- the LOC112889881 gene encoding uncharacterized protein LOC112889881, which produces MARQTKRPPHPHEPSRDTTSPPPTFLLVSRSRESQRMGATLLQAVAALVGRLQRAARRMAAGAGRGGNGKGSPPRAAAVAPWKKTFSLAPAGKAAREAEAGVWRKEILMGERCQPLDFSGVIYYDAEGRRLAQPPPPRSPMRSPLPASPRIAANARAY; this is translated from the coding sequence ATGGCGCGCCAAACCAAACGGCCGCCTCACCCTCACGAGCCAAGCCGGGACACCACCTCACCTCCTCCTACCTTCCTCCTCGTCAGCAGGAGCCGGGAATCGCAGAGGATGGGCGCGACGCTGCtgcaggcggtggcggcgctggtgggCCGGCtccagcgggcggcgcggaggatgGCGGCCGGCGCTGGACGGGGCGGCAACGGCAAGGggtcgccgccccgcgccgccgccgtggcgccgtgGAAGAAGACGTTCTCGCTGGCGCCGGCCGGGAAGGCGGCCAGGGAGGCCGAGGCCGGGGTGTGGAGGAAGGAGATCCTCATGGGGGAGCGCTGCCAGCCGCTCGACTTCTCCGGGGTCATCTACTACGACGCCGAgggccgccgcctcgcgcaaccgccgccgccgaggtcgCCCATGCGCAGCCCGCTCCCGGCGTCGCCCAGGATCGCCGCCAACGCCCGCGCCTACTAG
- the LOC112890519 gene encoding uncharacterized protein LOC112890519, whose protein sequence is MATKMFALFALLALCASTITATYIPGYFPPTMALGAMNPCMQYCAMQQPENNLGSKQFNSMATKMFALFALLALCASTITATYIPGYFPPTMALGAMNPCMQYCAVQQPFTTGSFTSPALMMLQQPFASPFQQYFTPMTVQSMTTQAQCNCGAVSQITHQQQLPFTFNPMAVAMSPFFFQQPFVGVPF, encoded by the exons ATGGCAACCAAGATGTTTGCATTGTTTGCCCTCCTAGCTCTTTGTGCAAGCACCATTACCGCAACCTATATCCCAGGGTACTTCCCACCAACGATGGCATTGGGTGCCATGAACCCGTGCATGCagtattgtgccatgcaacaaCCA GAGAATAATCTAGGAAGCAAGCAATTCAACAGCATGGCAACCAAGATGTTTGCATTGTTTGCCCTCCTAGCTCTTTGTGCAAGCACCATTACCGCAACCTATATCCCAGGGTACTTCCCACCAACGATGGCATTGGGTGCCATGAACCCATGCATGCAGTATTGTGCCGTGCAACAACCATTCACCACGGGCAGCTTTACCTCACCTGCCTTGATGATGCTACAACAACCATTTGCATCACCGTTTCAACAATATTTTACACCCATGACGGTGCAAAGCATGACAACGCAAGCACAGTGCAACTGTGGTGCTGTCTCGCAGATTACGCACCAACAACAGCTACCGTTCACCTTCAACCCCATGGCCGTGGCGATGTCGCCCTTTTTCTTTCAACAACCTTTTGTTGGTGTTCCGTTCTAG